A window of Falsiruegeria litorea R37 contains these coding sequences:
- a CDS encoding homocysteine S-methyltransferase family protein — protein MADITLLDGSIGQELVKRSGDRATPLWSTRVMIDHPELVGDVHKSYFDAGATVATTNTYAVHRSRLVRVDMEDQLPDLIECAVSQAERARQGSGRIAASLGPLLASYRPDLKPDLDDAAEKFGELADMMKDRVDLFLLETVCSVQEAEGALRGAEGTDKPVWLALSVMDDDGTHLRSGEPLADIAALVERFDPEAVLINCSRPEAIPAALDIVKGFGRPFGAYANGFTRISEGFLKDAPTVDALEQRTDLGPEAYAEHAMGWVAQGASIVGGCCEVGPAHIAELARQLRDAGHRIV, from the coding sequence ATGGCTGACATTACTCTTCTGGATGGCTCAATCGGGCAAGAGCTGGTCAAGCGTAGCGGTGACCGGGCGACGCCGCTCTGGTCCACCCGCGTCATGATTGACCATCCCGAATTGGTGGGGGATGTGCACAAATCCTATTTCGACGCAGGCGCCACGGTCGCCACAACCAACACCTACGCGGTTCATCGTTCGAGGTTGGTGCGTGTCGACATGGAAGACCAATTGCCTGATCTGATCGAATGTGCTGTGTCCCAGGCCGAACGCGCCCGTCAGGGGAGCGGGCGAATTGCTGCCTCTCTGGGGCCCCTGCTGGCGTCTTACCGACCGGATTTGAAACCTGATCTGGATGATGCTGCGGAAAAGTTCGGTGAACTGGCGGACATGATGAAAGATCGCGTGGATCTGTTCCTGTTGGAAACCGTGTGCTCTGTGCAAGAAGCCGAAGGTGCTCTGCGTGGGGCTGAAGGCACGGACAAGCCGGTCTGGTTGGCCCTGTCAGTCATGGATGATGACGGCACCCATCTGCGCTCGGGCGAGCCGTTGGCAGACATTGCGGCATTGGTTGAGCGGTTTGATCCCGAGGCGGTGCTTATCAATTGTTCGCGCCCCGAGGCGATTCCTGCAGCGCTGGATATCGTCAAGGGCTTTGGCCGCCCATTCGGGGCCTATGCAAATGGCTTTACCCGCATCAGTGAGGGGTTCTTGAAAGATGCCCCAACCGTTGATGCGTTGGAGCAGCGAACCGACCTTGGGCCAGAGGCTTATGCGGAACATGCTATGGGATGGGTCGCACAGGGGGCGTCAATTGTCGGTGGCTGTTGCGAAGTAGGACCGGCGCACATTGCAGAATTGGCACGTCAATTGCGGGATGCAGGGCATCGGATCGTCTAG